ccactgctgggcccttgagccagGCCCCTAACTCTTAATTATAGATCACTCTGACTGAGGGCTTCTGccaaaagccataaatgtaatgtaatttgtaTTGCAGACATTGTACAAGAAatcatacagtaaaaaaaataaaaaatttgatgcATCACAAttgaattaatatataataattataatataatattatatcttttattataatattatataattgaatataataaaatattatatatattattattatattaaattatattatcattataataaattaatgaatatataaaggATAAAGACAGTATGATGGTCTCTTGtatgcagtatatacagtatgtacactatatagcaaaagtattgggacacctgacttttccagccatacagtatgtgtttttccccctcagACTATTaacacaaagatggaggcacacaattgtataaggcGTCTTTAGATTTAGATGTTGGAGCATGAAATCTTTTatatggagtggaagatctcctgctatagagctcttgcTATATTGAGCATGATGAATGtggatgctgactgcaccccaggcctcctcgcctcaCCTACACCTTTACTGACACACGGAAGGAGTtgcacacaaatctccacaaatacactccaaaatctagtggaacgtctttcCAGGAGATGGAGGTTATTAAAAGAGTTATTGaagacaatgtttttttattttatttaaagaaccAATCACATCAAGATGCCTCATATTATAACGTGAGTCGGCCACAGATTTCCGACCTTCGACAAGGTCAGACTATACGGGATCACCCTGTGACAAAGGTAGAAACCTGACATTTgtgggcttgtgtgtgtgtgtgtgtgtgtgtgtgtgtgtgtgtgtgtgtgtgtttatttataaccATTCTAATGATGATCACGACTCagtaatgaggaagaaaggcTGACTGTGTGACCATGAGCTCAGTGCCTGACAGAGGGCCACCTGGGCATGGCAGCAGAGCTGGAAAGTGTGtataagtcagtgtgtgtgtgtgtgtgtgtgtgtgtgtgtgtgtgtgtgtgtgtgtgtgtgtgtgtaagattggAGCGTGGTGGTTACAAGGGGGAAAATTCATTCAGGCTTCAGCACAGCAAGAACCTGCTGCAAACATGACTGATCTccagtgcgtgtgtgtgtgtgttatttataaccATTCTAATGATGATCACGACTCagtaatgaggaagaaaggcTGACTGTGTGACCATGAGCTCAGTGCCTGACAGAGGGCCACCTGGGCATGGCAGCAGAGCTGGAAAGTGTGtataagtcagtgtgtgtgtgtgtgtgtgtgtgtgtgtgtgtgtgtgtgtgtgtgtgtgtgtgtgtgtgtaagattggAGCGTGGTGGTTACAAGGGGAAAATTCATTCAGGCTTCAGCACAGCAAGAACCTGCTGCAAACATGACTGATCTCCAGTgcgtgtgtagtgtgtgtgtgtgtgtgtgtgtgtgtgtgtgtgtgtgtgtgtgtgtgtgttccaaggAGAGGTGACTTCACTCCTGTCCCTGAGGACCATGAGCTCAGTTACTGTGTGCCAAGAaaccagaaacacacacacacacacacacacgcttgttTATCAGCCAAGACAGGggtatttttttctcttgcctgaaacagacagaaatattGGTCAACTCTTACTCTTGATTTGAAAGCCAGGAGGATTTTGGGTAAGAAGAGAACGAGGCACTTGACAGCGATGGTGAAGTACTTCAGCACAAAGTCGGTGATTCCGACCACCCAGATCAGGTCGAAGAAATCATAACTGTTAATGTTCGGCTTCGCAAATATCAGGCTGTGAgcgagaaagagggagagaagagatgcaaaaagaaaacaattaatCAACACGAtccttttatctttatttttataatcttaTCCGAAATGTGCACAATGTGCAGGCGGAAATGCAGGCGGAAATGATAGTAGCATAGATGTAACATCTATGTAAGAGGATGAAATGTGCAACAGAAAATAAACCAATAAtgctccaaaaaataaataaataaaaagaataaaaaactgttaaaaaactgtcaaaaaaaaaataacacacacacacacacacactaatatatatatatattagctgaagaaatatgtattacatttgATTCTTGTTTAAagattgtatttttaattatagcCATGTtagatattaattattaaaaagggGGGTCTTATATTTGTAAGCAAAAGTGTTGGCGCCTCCTGCCCTCATGCTGTATTATGTGAGATTTCTTCTTTAAACTTGACATTAGAGATGTGCACCTCCATTATTTGATCACCACatgatctgtgtaaagctgctttgagacaacgtgctttgtaaaagcgcaatacaaataaaaataaaaatagattcaaTTGAAttactgaggccgatgcgattcgcataTCGATGCCGTCGACGATACGATACTTtaatacgatacattaaagatacatatgaaccATCTcgaataaatacacacaaacacacggtatctcacaaaagtaaatgcAACCCTCATATTTCAGCATCCATTCTATTACATGTTCTTAAGGGacgatactatagaaataaaacttggatatagtcattgtgcagtttgtgtagcagtacagatttactgttctctagaaataactcaacatacacccattactgtttaaataactgccaacaaaagtgagttcaccctgaacatgtcaaaaaaattaataattaaaataagttaattaattaaatttaaaaaaaaggagaattgaCTGTAAAACACTGGTTTCCTCggttgctttatttttttgtaatttttaattcagtattttaatttgttaaaattCCTCCAATAAAATATCTCCAGTACCGTTTTCTTCATCCTCTGCCATTTAAACAAGAAGGAGACAAAATAAAGGTGTGAAAGGATGAAGtgatggaggggaaaaaaaaaatactcacaAGATCTGTAGACATAAATGATCCTAAAGAAGAAGCTGCAAGCagaatgtaaacaaaaacaaacaaacaaacaaacaaataattgatGGATGAACAACATGCGTGCGAGCGTGTAGATGACGTGTGGCAGCGAGGTCTCGAGAGAGAGGCTCCTGATCTCACCGACCTGTTGTGCAGCTCCTCAGAGCTGAACGTGTAATACACGTACACGATGTTTCCTCCTAGAAACGACAGGATCCAAAGAGAGACGAAGATGGACCTGTCCTCCTGCGGAAGCGACAAGCCGAGAGTTCTATCATTACaacctctgtctctctgtaattctgctttgagataatgtccaTTGATAAAAGTGTTCTACAAATAAACTGAATGAATGAACTGAATTGGGGATGGTGGTGTCCTGAGAGTGCACGCTTACCCGCAGCGACACCTGGTGCTTCAGAGTGGAATTAGCGAAGGCAAATGTACTGGCCATGCCGATGCACACAGCGATGCCTGAAAACAAACGCACGACCGGAGTCACATGACCACATCTCATTTAACACAAGAGAATCACAGCATGAGATACTTCCCCTGCACTTTCTTTCATGACCTAGCCCAGGGTCGTGTATGCTACCCATCtgtagcacttttttttatccattttttgtTACGTCGAGTGTTGCGGAACATGTGCAAAATGAGTATGGATTACGCTAGAGAAGACACAACGTCGTTCACTCATCAGCttaaaaagaaagtgagaaacCGCACAAAGTGTGGAACTGAGGACTAGATTGTGTGTACATGTCCTaactgttactatggaaacgaaaACTCTATACGGTATCAGACTgtaaaaggacattactcataatcacacaatccagtgctcatgatatttctcactttgtgtttgtattgtggtttttatgatttataatcacaggCTTGGTGTGACccaaatgaagatgggttcAGGATTCAGGAAGTCAGCTCGGGATTGCTCATCGGCGACAAATACATAAAGTTCACTTACTGAAAtttgtgtttgaaaaaaaaaaaaaaaaacattttagaaataattaacataacacattaaatatacattacacatctcagagtgaacttctgtaccaatatgatcctccacacctacttagatcaaaaggtgcaggctctttgttggtacctcaaatagtGAAGACTACAGTGGGCAGATTTTTCTCTTATGAAACAGCCAATCAGTGttcagtctcagtgttcaagttgaggcgaacacaattatttagtcaaagcttttatcagtagatttttttttttttgagataaaggagcagatctggagggatcatttattatcattattattatattattattataattattattaatcatattttattcactttttcatGATAAAATTTCTCGCGACTTACCGAGCTTGTGCTGAAAACAAACTTtaatgaggaggatgaggatgaagggGAATCCTCTCTGCAGCCAGGTGACAACAGCTTTCAGCTCAGACAGAGCAGGAGCTGGAGAAGATGCTTCAtctcctaaaaaaaaaggaaaaaaaaatttggaatcAAGTACACCTGGGAAGCAAACTAACCTGAGATCGTGCTTCTCACCTCCGTCGTCCCTGCTATGTCTCTCAGCCGAGGACGCAGAATGAAGCAAGGCGGACCGGTGCTGGCCTGACTGGTGgaaatgatgatggtggtggtgatgatgatattgCTGAGCAGGGCGGGGAAGAAATGCTGCATTCTCTGCCCGGTGAGAGCTTTCCTCCCGTGACGAAGTGGTCATCTGGATGAAGACCTCAGGTGGAGACCCGAGGACGAGTCCAGCGGCCTGGAAAGGTGTCGAGGTCATGGCACCGGCTGACACGCCCACCAGGCCTGAGAAGAGCTGCTGGGGCGAGGTCGGAGACTCGGGCTTTAAACAATCAAACACACCTCCTTCATCCAGACTGCTCTCGGATCCGAGCGTTTGACTCCTGTTTCTAGGTGCATGAACAGGAAGTGTTGGTTAGATGAAGATGTGGGAAGTCTGAAATCAGAGCACATATAAATGCACACTCCTAACACCTGACCACTGAAGTCCTGTCATCCTCATTTCCGGGTGTTTTTCTCCATAAATGATGccgatgcatagccaatgatacgatacattTAAGATCTATAAGAAACAGCTACTGATGCGTTAAGACTTACCCCTATTACGATGCAAAGCGATTCGACTAGGTCTGcaacaattaattaaatttgttgTAAACGAATGCCATTATCAATTCATTTGGGCTGCTCAAGCTACGGGTTTAGCGCGACGGTAAGAGAACACAACCACTTGGGAAAATGGCATCAGGAAAAAGTGTGAGTCGCAATTCATCCAAGGCATGAGAGCATTTTATATAAACCGCAACtaagaaaactgtacctggaagttatgcaaagtGGAGTTTGTGCGGGATGGAAGTGCacaagcacatgaaaagaaaacaccctgaagtcacggatgaaggtgaaacatcagcacggtgagtaaaaactgtataatccttaTCATGTGACCATGTTAAAGTggaatgaagtgctattgtgtaatctgtttgtttgtaaacTTGGGGAaattcgcactggatctgttctgtcgtgactcgtgAGCATCAGggttttttctcattttatagcatttgtcttctacaacagtaacttttcaaacgtgatttactgcggctttactacgttcaaatgctcgtttgtttttgggttttcttaacaaaaagaaacaacccagcatgagtgaatttgttcaaggagaaatcccctgttcactcctcaacaagcagctactataagctttaaaatgtctaaaataaagATAGTTGAACtcaatatttagcatttttaagtacacttttatacataattacataattagggttttatatcattataataagcaaaacaactcgtttaaaaaaacattttatcgaATAATCGGTTATCAAAATAATTGCTAGTGCAATGCAATTGTATAAATATGATGCTACGCAGTTCAATATGTTACAGATagtttgcatttatttctttggttcagacagacagcaaatcaccaat
This region of Silurus meridionalis isolate SWU-2019-XX chromosome 27, ASM1480568v1, whole genome shotgun sequence genomic DNA includes:
- the rnft2 gene encoding RING finger and transmembrane domain-containing protein 2, translated to MQRRHSSNTDGMPPERNRSQTLGSESSLDEGGVFDCLKPESPTSPQQLFSGLVGVSAGAMTSTPFQAAGLVLGSPPEVFIQMTTSSREESSHRAENAAFLPRPAQQYHHHHHHHHFHQSGQHRSALLHSASSAERHSRDDGGDEASSPAPALSELKAVVTWLQRGFPFILILLIKVCFQHKLGIAVCIGMASTFAFANSTLKHQVSLREDRSIFVSLWILSFLGGNIVYVYYTFSSEELHNSLIFAKPNINSYDFFDLIWVVGITDFVLKYFTIAVKCLVLFLPKILLAFKSRGKLYLLIEEFSQLFRALVPIQMWYKYIMGEDPSSSYFLGAVLIIIYSLCKSFDLCGRISGIRKAFLVLCSSQSYGIRASTQQCSEAGDVCAICQADFREPVALLCQHVFCEDCLCLWFDRERTCPLCRAVVVETPRSWKDGTTSAHFQIY